The Rothia sp. SD9660Na DNA segment GGTCGCTGAACTCAAGACCGTCACCCGCGTGCAGGAGGTACGCTAACCGTGGACTCAACCTTCGTCACCGACAAACTCATCCCCGCCCTCGGCGACACCCTCTACATGGTCTCACTGACCATGCTGGTCGCCGGTGCCCTAGGCATGATCTTCGGTCTGCTGCTCTACACCACCCGCCAGGGCAACATCCTGGCTAACCGCTTCGTCAACATCCTGCTGAACGTCGTGGTCAACGTGGTACGCCCCATCCCCTTCATCATCCTGCTCGCTGCCCTGGGCCCCCTGACCCAGATGGTGGTCGGTACCCGCCTGGGCGTCAACGCAGCCATCTTCGCCATGGTCTTTGGCGCTACCTTCGCTATCGCCCGCATCGTCGAGCAGAACATGGTTTCCATCGACCCCGGTGTTATTGAGGCCGCCCGCGCCATGGGCGCCTCCAAGATGCGCATCCTCTTCACCGTCATGATCCCCGAAGCCCTCGGCCCGCTGATCCTGGGCTACACCTTCCTGGTCATCGGCGTGGTCGACATGTCAGCTATGGCCGGCTACATCGGCGGTGGCGGCCTGGGTAAGGTCGCCCTGGTGGACGGCTACCAGCGCTTCAACGAAGTCATCACCTGGTCGGTTGTCGCCGTCATTATTATTCTGGTGCAGCTCATCCAGCTGGTGGGCAACATGCTGGCCCGCAAGGTCATGCGCCGATAAGGCAGACCGAAGGACGCGCGGATGCGCTTGGAGCCGGCTGGCTGGGGCTGGCATGAATTGCTTGTGAGCGTCAGCGAACCAGCAAGAAGGTTAGCCGGCAAAAGCGCATCCGCGCGTCCTTTTCTGTTATCCCATCGCCTAAAACGGGATAGCTAAGGGCCGGTTCCCGTCGGGAGCCGGCCCTTTTGCTCTCTAATCGTTTTTCTTGCCGCTAATCCAGGACGAGTCGTAGAGCCCACCCACCCCCGGCCCGTTCCCGCCGTTTCGGCCGGTACCGCGCTCAAGCTCCTGCTCGTAGAGGCGCTCAGCAAAATCGGTGGGGCGCATGAGCCGCTCGTCATCCTCATCGTCGTGGTCGGTGAACCGCGAGAGCGCAAAGATACCGTACAGCAGGGCCGCAAAAAGCAGGAAGAAGAAGGCAAGCTCAGCCCACATAATCACGTAGTTACGGCGTAGCTCCGGGGTTGCGTCGCTGTAGATGGCGGGCACCATCAGAAAAGAGGCCACCGCCAGAATCACCGCCACGATAGTGAGGGAGTGCGGTAGCCAGTACCAGCGGCTGCGGGGCCGTTTGCCCCGCTGGCTGTCGGGGCCCGTCCGCGCCGGGTGGGCGGCGTCCGCTGACTCTAGCGGGGCGGACGCCTGCCCCGCCCCCTGCTCCCCTGTGAAGGCTTGGGGCGGGAGGAATTCGCGGTAGTAGGCGCGTTCGTCGTCGCTGAGGTCTTCGAGGCGGCGGCCGTAGCGGGAGGGGCTCGGGTTCTTCTCGGGGTCTGTCACTGCTCGTCCTTGAGAAGTTGGTGGGTTTAGCGGTCGCGGTCGGGCAGGTGCCCTACCCAGGCGTGAAGCTGGGCGAGGAAGTCGGGGTCGGTGAAGGAGCTGAACCGCCCGATACCTGCCGTCAGTAGGGGAGTGGGGGTGGCGGCGTCCGGCTCTACCTGGTAAATCAGGCAGTTGGTGCCAGCGGCGGTGGCTGCGGTCATGCCGGTGACGGAGTCTTCAACGGTGAGGGCCTGCTCGGGGGCGAAGCCCAGGCGGCGGGTTGCTTCGAGGTAGATGTCGGGGGCGGGCTTGCCTTCTTCGACGTCGTGGAAGGAGACCCAGGTATCCAGGTAGGGGGCGTAGCCGAAGTGGGTGAGTTTTTTGGTCAGTAGCTTGCCGCCGGAGTTGGACGCTACCGCCACGGGGATTTTTGCTGAAAGCAGTTTGATGGCGTCGAGGGCGCCGTCGATGGTGGTGACGCCGCGGTCGATGATATCGAACTCGGTGGTAGTGATGGTGGTGTAGACGCTGTCGCGGAAGGCTTCGGGGGAGCCGTCGAATTCGGACGCCAGCGGGGTGAGGGCTGAGAGACGGTCGGCAAGATCGCCGGCTGAGATGCCGACGAGGGAAGCTTCGAGTTCGGGGGTGAGCTCTACCCGGTAGTGTTTGAACATTTCGGCCTGGATTTCGCCCCAAAGGGTTTCTGAGTCGAGTAGGACGCCGTCGCAGTCGAAGACGGCGCAGGCGGGGGCAAAGTGGGTGGGGGCTGAGTGAAGTTCAAACATGGTTCTATGCTCTCATAGGACGCGCTGGTAGGGGAGCGTGGGAGGGGGACGAGTGGCTGGTATGACCGAAACCCAGTACATATCAGTTCCTATACTCATTGAAGGGTGGTAGAGCTACAGGGCCCCTGCAGTGTTGAGAAATGAAGGGAAACCTTTTCAAGAAAGGTTGCACCTGGCGTAAAAAGTCTGTAGTATGGGTGGCAAGAAGACCCGTCAAGGCTAGTTCTCTACTAAGATAATCCTAGTAGGAATCCTCAAATGGACGGGTTTATTTATGTCTAGACTTCCTTTTGCGAAACAGGCTCAGAACAGCCAAGTCCTGAGAGCCAAGCTCGCCTGTCAAGGGCTAAGCGACCAAGACCAGGTCCTTCCCGCTTTTCTAACCCAGGTCGATTACTACCGTTTCAAGGGCTACGCATGGTTCTTCTTCGAAGATAAAACTAACCATACTGCACAGGCCCGATTTATTCCTGGAACCGATGCTGCAGAGATTCTTGATTTATACGAGTTCGATGCTGAACTTCGAGGCTATATTATGAAGCTCTCTGAAATCATTGAAGTCTGGCTACGGGCCGCAATGATTAGGCATTTCCCCTCAAATGGCGACCCCCTTGCCTACGCGACACAGCCTGGTCTGTATTTTGCAGAAGACAAGCACGAGCAAGACCTTCACGAGCTGAAGCGGCTTTTGAAGAAGAATGAGACCTTACCCTTTGTGAGGGCCTTCTATTCGAAGTATGACTCGGAGTACCCACCTTTATGGATCGCAACTGAGGTTATGAGCTTCGGTCTCCTTTCGAAATGGTATTCAAATATTAAGGATGCCTCTGTGCGCAAGAAGATCGCGCTTGAAGTGGGCTTACAGGCTCCCGCTTTTGAAAGTTTTCTGAGGGTATTCACTATTTTTCGAAACGCAGCTGCCCACCACAGTAGGGTGTGGAACCTTGCATCAGCGGTGCAGGGTGTTACCCTACGAAAGCCTCCAGAGCTTCTTAGTGAGTCACTCGATGGCGCAGATACCTCTAAAATCAACTTTGTTCTTGCAATAGCTGTTTACATTGCGCGGCAACTTGGAACAGGGGAAAAATGTATTCCAGGGCTAAGGCAGCTCCTCATCAATGCAAGTGGGGCAATGCTCGATGAAATGGACATTCCAGACGGGTTTGAGCAGTTCGAATTGTGGGCCTAGAGCAGCATGACAACGGCGGGGCATCTATCACATAAACCCACGCAAGCCCACAGAAAGTGGGATAATAGAACCCATGCCTAGCGTACTCATTCGACACGGACAGAC contains these protein-coding regions:
- a CDS encoding methionine ABC transporter permease, with product MVSLTMLVAGALGMIFGLLLYTTRQGNILANRFVNILLNVVVNVVRPIPFIILLAALGPLTQMVVGTRLGVNAAIFAMVFGATFAIARIVEQNMVSIDPGVIEAARAMGASKMRILFTVMIPEALGPLILGYTFLVIGVVDMSAMAGYIGGGGLGKVALVDGYQRFNEVITWSVVAVIIILVQLIQLVGNMLARKVMRR
- a CDS encoding HAD family phosphatase translates to MFELHSAPTHFAPACAVFDCDGVLLDSETLWGEIQAEMFKHYRVELTPELEASLVGISAGDLADRLSALTPLASEFDGSPEAFRDSVYTTITTTEFDIIDRGVTTIDGALDAIKLLSAKIPVAVASNSGGKLLTKKLTHFGYAPYLDTWVSFHDVEEGKPAPDIYLEATRRLGFAPEQALTVEDSVTGMTAATAAGTNCLIYQVEPDAATPTPLLTAGIGRFSSFTDPDFLAQLHAWVGHLPDRDR
- a CDS encoding Abi family protein — translated: MSRLPFAKQAQNSQVLRAKLACQGLSDQDQVLPAFLTQVDYYRFKGYAWFFFEDKTNHTAQARFIPGTDAAEILDLYEFDAELRGYIMKLSEIIEVWLRAAMIRHFPSNGDPLAYATQPGLYFAEDKHEQDLHELKRLLKKNETLPFVRAFYSKYDSEYPPLWIATEVMSFGLLSKWYSNIKDASVRKKIALEVGLQAPAFESFLRVFTIFRNAAAHHSRVWNLASAVQGVTLRKPPELLSESLDGADTSKINFVLAIAVYIARQLGTGEKCIPGLRQLLINASGAMLDEMDIPDGFEQFELWA